In one window of Synchiropus splendidus isolate RoL2022-P1 chromosome 15, RoL_Sspl_1.0, whole genome shotgun sequence DNA:
- the stx17 gene encoding syntaxin-17, protein MADEANKLTLRRLEAPIHKFIKVALPTDLDRLKKYHSNILKFQQSQQWDRLHQEHINASRTVQQLRANIREMEKLCARVRAEDAAALERLVNPVRNRALRATEDFLQLRAPPPVPQPPADHSSVCVSDSNLCEELKQTQSRLPEIPADECAYESWDNLEENLKELSDLITTFSQCVHSQQEKIDSIEDNVNTAAANVEDGTRSLGKAVGYNLAILPVAGALLGGVIAGPLGLLAGFKVAGVAAALGGGALGYASGNIVQKHRRSHLEMQMKQLTAPPTEPQSHTDK, encoded by the exons ATGGCGGATGAAGCCAACAAGCTGACTCTGCGGCGCCTGGAGGCTCCCATCCACAAGTTTATTAAAGTGGCTCTGCCCACAGACCTGGACAGGCTGAAGAAATACCACAGCAACATCCTGAAG TTCCAGCAAAGCCAGCAATGGGACCGCCTTCACCAGGAGCATATCAATGCAAGCAGAACCGTCCAG CAACTGCGTGCCAACATCAGAGAGATGGAAAAGCTGTGCGCTCGTGTCCGTGCTGAAGACGCTGCAGCTCTGGAGCGGCTGGTGAATCCTGTCAGGAACAGAGCGTTGCGCGCCACGGAAGACTTCCTGCAGCTGCGTGCTCCCCCCCCTGTGCCTCAGCCACCTGCCGATCACTCTTCTGTCTGCGTGTCGGACAGCAACCTGTGTGAGGAGTTGAAACAAACTCAGTCACGCCTTCCTGAAATCCCTGCTGATGAGTGTGCATAtgagtcgtgggacaacctggagGAA AATCTGAAGGAGCTGAGCGACTTGATCACAACGTTCTCCCAGTGTGTCCAT tcACAACAGGAGAAGATTGACAGCATCGAGGACAACGTCAACACCGCTGCTGCCAATGTGGAGGATGGGACCCGGAGCCTGGGGAAG GCGGTTGGCTACAATTTGGCGATCCTGCCGGTTGCTGGGGCTCTGTTGGGTGGCGTCATCGCAGGTCCACTGGGTCTGCTGGCTGGGTTTAAAGTGGCCGGCGTGGCTGCTGCGCTTGGTGGTGGTGCGCTGGGTTACGCCAGTGGAAACATTGTCCAGAAGCATCGACGAAGCCACTTGGAGATGCAGATGAAGCAGTTGACCGCCCCGCCGACTGAACCACAATCCCACACAGACAAATAA
- the erp44 gene encoding endoplasmic reticulum resident protein 44, translated as MKLFAISSYFFNGIFTVIMLVMGLSTPGKAEITSLESANIDDILNNAGVALVNFYADWCRFSQMLHPIFEEASNIVREEFPDTKQVVFARVDCDQHSDIAQRYRITKYPTLKLFRNGMMMKREYRGQRSVTAIADFIRQQQVDPVKEIHSLEEVNTIDRSKRNIIGYFEAKDSENYHTFEKVANILRDDCTFLAAFGAVSESERFSGDNIIYKPVGESIPDMVYLGGLNNFDLSYTWAQDKCVPLVREITFENGEELTEEGIPFLILFHLKEDTESLDKFQHEVARQLISEKGSINFLHADCDKFRHPLLHIQKTPADCPVIAIDSFRHMYVFPDFKDVSIPGRLRQFVLDLHSGKLHREFHHGPDPTDSTPGQEEVGDIGASKPPESSFQKLAPSETRYTILTRDRDEL; from the exons ATGAAACTGTTTGCGATATCGTCCTATTTCTTCAACGGCATCTTCACAGTTATAATGCTg GTGATGGGTCTCTCTACTCCTGGGAAAGCAGAAATCACCAGTCTGGAATCGGCCAACATCGATGACATCTTAA ATAATGCTGGGGTTGCACTGGTCAATTTTTACGCGGACTG GTGTCGTTTTAGTCAGATGCTTCATCCAATCTTTGAGGAAGCATCAAACATTGTGAGAGAAGAGTTTCCTGACACAAAGCAAGTGGTGTTTGCTCGCGTCGACTGTGACCAACATT CGGATATAGCCCAGCGCTACCGCATCACCAAGTACCCCACATTGAAATTGTTCCGTAATGGAATGATGATGAAACGGGAGtacaggggtcagaggtcagtgactgCCATCGCTGACTTCATCCGCCAGCAGCAGGTCGACCCAGTGAAAGAAATCCACTCTCTCGAAGAAGTGAACACCATTGAT agaAGTAAGAGAAATATAATTGGTTACTTTGAAGCAAAGGACTCTGAGAACTACCACACTTTTGAAAAAGTTGCCAACATCCTTCGAGATGACTGCACGTTCCTGGCTGCTTTCGG TGCTGTTTCAGAGTCTGAGCGCTTCAGTGGAGACAATATCATCTACAAACCAGTCGGGGAGAGCATTCCTGACATGGTCTACCTCGGCGGGCTCAACAACTTTGACCTGAGTTACACCTGGGCTCAGGACAAATGCGTGCCTCTGGTTAGAGAGATCACCTTCGAAAATGGAGAG GAGTTAACCGAAGAAGGCATCCCATTCCTCATCTTGTTTCACCTTAAAGAAGACACCGAAAGTTTAGATAAGTTTCAGCATGAGGTGGCTCGTCAGCTCATCAGCGAGAAAG GTTCTATAAACTTCCTGCATGCAGACTGTGACAAGTTCCGTCATCCTCTGCTCCACATCCAGAAAACTCCAGCTGACTGTCCAGTGATCGCCATTGACTCTTTTAGACACATGTATGTCTTTCCAGACTTCAAAGATGTCTC GATCCCTGGTAGGCTCAGGCAGTTTGTGCTGGACCTTCACTCAGGAAAGCTGCATCGAGAGTTCCACCACGGTCCGGATCCCACAGACAGCACACCTGGACAG gaggaggtgggagacaTCGGCGCCAGCAAACCACCCGAAAGCTCATTCCAGAAACTGGCGCCCAGCGAGACGCGCTACACCATCCTGACACGGGACCGCGACGAGCTGTGA